From Coffea arabica cultivar ET-39 chromosome 2e, Coffea Arabica ET-39 HiFi, whole genome shotgun sequence, the proteins below share one genomic window:
- the LOC140036640 gene encoding G-type lectin S-receptor-like serine/threonine-protein kinase At4g27290 isoform X2, whose translation MQFARRHLFYILCQISFAVLYPTTTLAANDRLSQYQLFNDSSSLTSVGKKFRLGFLTPPNSNLRYLGIWPNEIPVQTVVWVANRNSPLNDASGILKIGNDGNLILENSQGKKAWSTNILNISTTATQAQLLDSGNLVLRYESDTKSDQTYLWQSFDHPSDTLLAGMKLGWDIRNGLNRNLTSWKSAEDPSPGEFSLAIDRGIFPQFYLKKGTRKIFRSGSYDLHILNGTSVRPNVFFKPKFISTPEEAYSEFDPNNEFSIVVLSYTGTIGFFIWDDKSLVWFDIRTHPGETCENYDSCGPNAICTSYTTQPCSCLTGYVPKAPEDSNMLVSSHGCIRKYPLNCPQNEGFLRMTGIKIPDTVHFNIYSNMNLDDCQKECLKNCSCTAYSTGDSSGGENGNCLLWYEDLFDLQRHDSFNRLTFHVRVTAEDIESSSHPKKKHLMMVTIPVSVTFPMLIGTLYLVWRKKLYSKGRKPEPRSSSMGELKSPTFDMISIAEATNQFSDSNKIGEGGFGPVYKGQIATGQNIAVKRLSLNSKQGLTEFKNEVSLISKLQHRNLVRLLGCCIHGEERMLIYEYMPNKSLHNYIYDCTTRKELTWMRRFYIIIGIARGLLYLHRDSRLRIIHRDVKASNILLDSEMNPKISDFGIARAFEEEQLLAKTTRVIGTHGYMAPEYVTNGLYSMKSDVFSFGVLLLEIISGRRNRDFYRPDHNLNLLGHAWNIWSEGKACHLIDELMEESFNIVEVERCIQVGLLCVQRCPEDRPTMSSVVLMLDSANMVLPHPKQPAGFYGERSMYDTEDPVEKRPTSDVTVTVLEGR comes from the exons ATGCAGTTCGCTAGACGCCATCTCTTCTACATACTGTGCCAGATTTCTTTTGCGGTTTTGTATCCAACAACAACATTGGCAGCAAATGACAGGCTCAGTCAATACCAACTTTTCAATGATAGCTCCAGCTTAACGTCTGTAGGCAAGAAATTTAGGCTTGGTTTTCTTACTCCTCCAAACTCTAATTTACGGTACCTGGGGATATGGCCTAATGAAATCCCAGTACAGACTGTGGTTTGGGTTGCCAATAGAAACTCTCCTCTGAATGATGCATCTGGGATTTTGAAGATTGGAAATGATGGCAACTTGATACTTGAAAATTCCCAGGGAAAAAAGGCATGGTCTACAAATATCTTAAATATATCCACGACAGCTACCCAAGCGCAGCTTCTGGACTCGGGAAATCTAGTTCTTCGGTATGAAAGTGATACTAAATCTGATCAGACCTATCTTTGGCAGAGCTTTGATCATCCTTCAGATACACTTTTAGCTGGCATGAAACTGGGATGGGATATTAGAAATGGCTTAAACAGGAATTTAACATCTTGGAAGAGTGCAGAGGACCCATCTCCTGGGGAATTCTCTTTAGCTATTGATCGCGGCATCTTTCCCCAATTCTACTTGAAAAAGGGAACGAGAAAGATATTCCGAAGTGGATCATACGATCTTCATATTTTAAATGGAACTTCAGTGAGACCAAATGTTTTCTTCAAGCCCAAGTTCATATCTACTCCAGAAGAGGCTTACAGTGAGTTTGATCCAAATAATGAATTCTCAATTGTAGTTTTGAGTTATACAGGAACCATTGGATTCTTCATTTGGGACGACAAAAGCCTTGTGTGGTTTGACATACGCACTCATCCTGGTGAAACTTGCGAAAATTACGACAGCTGTGGTCCAAATGCTATATGCACATCATACACTACTCAGCCCTGCAGCTGTTTAACAGGTTACGTGCCTAAAGCTCCAGAAGATAGTAATATGCTTGTTTCATCACACGGTTGCATTAGGAAATACCCCTTGAACTGTCCACAGAATGAAGGATTTCTTAGGATGACTGGAATTAAAATACCTGACACGGTGCACTTCAATATCTACTCTAATATGAACCTCGATGATTGCCAAAAGGAGTGTTTAAAGAATTGTTCCTGCACAGCTTATTCCACTGGAGACTCCAGTGGAGGTGAGAATGGTAATTGCTTGCTCTGGTATGAGGATTTGTTCGATTTACAAAGGCATGATTCCTTCAATCGTCTGACTTTTCATGTCCGTGTTACAGCCGAGGATATTG AATCATCGTCACATCCTAAGAAAAAACACCTCATGATGGTAACAATTCCTGTGTCTGTAACATTTCCGATGCTTATTGGAACCTTATATCTTGTCTGGAGAAAAAAATTATACAGCAAAG GAAGAAAACCTGAGCCCAGATCTAGTAGTATGGGAGAGCTCAAATCACCGACTTTTGATATGATTAGCATTGCAGAAGCAACCAACCAGTTTTCTGACTCAAACAAGATTGGTGAGGGTGGTTTTGGACCTGTTTACAAG GGCCAAATTGCAACAGGACAAAATATTGCAGTGAAGAGGCTCTCCCTAAATTCCAAGCAAGGGCTGACTGAGTTCAAAAATGAAGTTAGCTTGATTTCCAAACTTCAACATAGGAATCTAGTTAGACTTTTGGGATGCTGCATTCATGGTGAAGAGAGGATGCTTATTTACGAATACATGCCCAATAAAAGCTTGCACAACTATATTTATG ATTGTACCACAAGGAAAGAGCTTACATGGATGAGGCGATTTTACATTATTATTGGGATTGCCCGGGGGCTTCTCTACCTTCATAGAGATTCAAGATTGAGGATCATTCACAGGGACGTGAAAGCTAGCAACATTCTTTTAGACAGTGAGATGAATCCCAAGATTTCTGATTTTGGGATTGCAAGAGCTTTTGAAGAGGAGCAGCTTTTAGCCAAAACCACCAGGGTTATCGGGACTCA TGGTTATATGGCACCTGAGTACGTGACCAATGGGCTATATTCAATGAAATCAGATGTCTTCAGCTTTGGAGTATTGCTCTTGGAAATAATTAGTGGCAGAAGGAACAGAGATTTCTATCGTCCTGATCACAACCTTAATCTATTGGGACAT GCCTGGAATATCTGGAGTGAGGGGAAAGCTTGCCATCTAATCGATGAGCTGATGGAAGAGTCATTTAACATAGTAGAGGTAGAAAGATGCATCCAAGTAGGCCTCTTGTGCGTGCAGCGCTGCCCTGAAGACAGACCAACCATGTCCTCTGTGGTGTTGATGTTGGATAGTGCGAATATGGTGCTACCCCATCCCAAACAGCCTGCAGGTTTCTATGGTGAGAGGAGTATGTACGATACTGAAGATCCAGTCGAAAAACGCCCAACCAGTGACGTAACTGTCACTGTACTCGAGGGTAGATAA
- the LOC140004445 gene encoding G-type lectin S-receptor-like serine/threonine-protein kinase At4g27290 — protein sequence MHSDLHMKIIVIFPVFYCTVGFILSVVRATDILAASETITDGLTLVSARNRFEFGFFSPPNSRKRYLGIWCHGMTPQTIVWVANRNSSLNDSLGAVSIVKDGNLILRDGTGKTVWSTDIQEISSSGTVLQLLDSGNLVLRHDDKENDEGYIWQSFDNFTDTWLPGMKLGRDSRTGINRKLTSWKSMDDPSSGQFTYGISGTGRPLEVQLWKGNSLQFRTGPFNGVGFSGVISIPPPIPAVFNPTIFVNTNEVYYEVPESSPLLARIVVSYSGEIYSYLWNSSSSLEWIVIYSIPIDSCDNYGYCGTNSICTINDPFRCSCLTGYVPKSPQDWEIGLRSNGCLRKQPLNCSKGEGFMEVKGVKVPDHWLDWMDSSATLKECEEECLKNCTCTAYANSNVSGRGSGCFFWYGDLIDIRRLATPSNQNIYIRVEAADLGSNERKKTILVVVPCSVVLALLVLTFWFILFKRSRRRGLKPQLHSGVMEDLSLPTFEMMTIAKATNNFSNSNKIGVGGFGPVYKGQLPTGQEIAVKRLSIDSNQGLAEFKNEVIVISKLQHRNLVKLLGCCIQGEERMLIYEYMPSKSLDIYIYDSTRRKLLTWTCRFDIITGIARGLIYLHRDSRLRIIHRDLKASNILLDREMSPKISDFGIARAFGGDQSPEKTTRVIGTYGYMSPEYVTKGLYSTKSDVFSFGVLVLEIVSGRKNRDFHHPEHNHNLLGHAWKLWSEGNACQLIDEVMEESFSVSEVERCIQVGLLCGQQHPEDRPTMSIALSMLNSETALLPQPKRPGFYSERTANETEDSMDKQQQQHPATNDMTITLSEGR from the exons ATGCATTCTGATCTTCATATGAAGATCATTGTCATATTTCCGGTTTTCTACTGCACAGTAGGATTCATACTTTCTGTTGTCAGGGCAACTGATATCTTAGCTGCATCTGAGACTATAACTGATGGCCTGACATTGGTATCTGCTAGAAATAGATTTGAGTTTGGCTTCTTCAGTCCTCCAAATTCAAGAAAGAGATACCTAGGAATATGGTGCCATGGAATGACCCCACAGACCATTGTGTGGGTGGCAAACAGAAATAGCTCTCTCAATGACTCATTAGGGGCTGTCAGCATTGTTAAAGATGGAAACTTGATCCTTCGAGACGGTACAGGAAAAACAGTTTGGTCTACTGATATTCAGGAGATATCCTCAAGTGGGACTGTTTTGCAGCTCTTGGACTCTGGGAATCTTGTTCTGAGACATGATGacaaagaaaatgatgaagggTACATCTGGCAAAGCTTTGATAATTTCACTGATACTTGGCTTCCAGGGATGAAATTAGGGAGAGATTCCAGGACTGGCATAAATCGAAAATTGACATCCTGGAAGAGTATGGATGATCCATCCTCAGGGCAATTTACATATGGCATCAGCGGTACTGGACGTCCCCTGGAGGTTCAACTCTGGAAAGGTAATTCTCTACAGTTTCGAACTGGACCTTTCAATGGTGTTGGCTTTAGTGGAGTTATTTCCATACCACCGCCAATACCTGCAGTCTTCAACCCAACAATCTTTGTCAACACAAACGAGGTTTACTATGAGGTTCCTGAAAGTAGTCCACTTCTCGCAAGGATTGTGGTCAGCTACTCTGGGGAAATCTATAGCTATTTATGGAACAGCAGCAGCAGCCTAGAATGGATAGTCATCTATAGTATTCCTATTGACTCTTGTGATAATTATGGCTATTGTGGTACCAACAGTATTTGCACCATAAATGATCCTTTTCGCTGCAGCTGCTTGACTGGCTACGTGCCTAAGTCACCTCAGGATTGGGAAATTGGCCTACGGTCCAATGGATGCCTTAGGAAACAACCTCTAAATTGTTCGAAGGGAGAAGGTTTTATGGAGGTAAAGGGAGTAAAGGTTCCCGATCACTGGCTGGATTGGATGGACAGCAGTGCAACTCTCAAGGAATGTGAAGAGGAGTGTTTGAAGAATTGCACTTGTACTGCATATGCCAATTCAAACGTTTCAGGGAGGGGAAGTGGTTGCTTCTTCTGGTATGGGGATTTGATTGATATAAGGCGATTAGCTACCCCAAGCAATCAAAATATTTATATTCGTGTAGAAGCTGCGGATCTAG GCTCTAACGAAAGAAAAAAGACCATTCTAGTCGTGGTGCCTTGTTCAGTTGTTCTGGCCTTGCtagttttgactttttggtTCATCCTGTTCAAGAGATCACGGAGACGAG GGCTAAAACCACAGCTTCATTCTGGAGTAATGGAAGACCTATCATTACCGACTTTTGAGATGATGACCATTGCAAAGGCAACCAACAACTTTTCTAACTCAAACAAGATTGGAGTAGGTGGTTTCGGACCAGTTTATAAG GGTCAGCTGCCAACAGGACAAGAGATTGCAGTAAAGAGGCTTTCGATAGATTCCAATCAAGGACTTGCTGAATTTAAAAATGAAGTCATCGTGATCTCCAAACTTCAACATCGCAACCTGGTTAAACTTTTGGGATGCTGCATTCAAGGAGAAGAGAGGATGCTAATTTATGAGTATATGCCCAGTAAAAGCCTGGACATCTACATATACG ATAGCACGAGAAGAAAGTTGCTAACATGGACATGCCGTTTTGACATTATAACTGGGATTGCTAGAGGGCTCATTTACCTGCATCGAGATTCAAGATTGAGAATAATCCATAGGGATTTAAAAGCTAGCAATATCCTCCTAGACAGAGAGATGAGtcctaaaatttcagatttcggCATTGCTAGAGCTTTCGGAGGCGATCAGAGTCCGGAAAAAACAACAAGGGTTATTGGCACTTA TGGCTACATGTCTCCTGAGTACGTCACAAAAGGGCTATATTCAACAAAATCCGACGTGTTTAGCTTTGGAGTGCTAGTCCTTGAAATTGTGAGCGGCAGAAAGAACAGAGACTTTCACCATCCAGAGCACAACCATAACTTACTTGGTCAC GCATGGAAACTCTGGAGTGAAGGGAATGCCTGTCAACTGATAGATGAGGTAATGGAAGAATCTTTCTCGGTATCAGAGGTGGAGAGATGCATACAAGTTGGCCTCCTGTGCGGGCAGCAGCACCCTGAGGACAGGCCAACCATGTCCATTGCACTGTCCATGTTAAATAGTGAGACTGCTCTACTTCCCCAGCCTAAGCGGCCAGGTTTCTATTCGGAGAGGACTGCAAATGAAACAGAAGATTCAATggacaaacaacaacaacaacaccCTGCTACAAATGACATGACTATAACTCTATCGGAGGGTAGGTAG
- the LOC140036640 gene encoding G-type lectin S-receptor-like serine/threonine-protein kinase At4g27290 isoform X3, translating into MQFARRHLFYILCQISFAVLYPTTTLAANDRLSQYQLFNDSSSLTSVGKKFRLGFLTPPNSNLRYLGIWPNEIPVQTVVWVANRNSPLNDASGILKIGNDGNLILENSQGKKAWSTNILNISTTATQAQLLDSGNLVLRYESDTKSDQTYLWQSFDHPSDTLLAGMKLGWDIRNGLNRNLTSWKSAEDPSPGEFSLAIDRGIFPQFYLKKGTRKIFRSGSYDLHILNGTSVRPNVFFKPKFISTPEEAYSEFDPNNEFSIVVLSYTGTIGFFIWDDKSLVWFDIRTHPGETCENYDSCGPNAICTSYTTQPCSCLTGYVPKAPEDSNMLVSSHGCIRKYPLNCPQNEGFLRMTGIKIPDTVHFNIYSNMNLDDCQKECLKNCSCTAYSTGDSSGGENGNCLLWYEDLFDLQRHDSFNRLTFHVRVTAEDIESSSHPKKKHLMMVTIPVSVTFPMLIGTLYLVWRKKLYSKEATNQFSDSNKIGEGGFGPVYKGQIATGQNIAVKRLSLNSKQGLTEFKNEVSLISKLQHRNLVRLLGCCIHGEERMLIYEYMPNKSLHNYIYDCTTRKELTWMRRFYIIIGIARGLLYLHRDSRLRIIHRDVKASNILLDSEMNPKISDFGIARAFEEEQLLAKTTRVIGTHGYMAPEYVTNGLYSMKSDVFSFGVLLLEIISGRRNRDFYRPDHNLNLLGHAWNIWSEGKACHLIDELMEESFNIVEVERCIQVGLLCVQRCPEDRPTMSSVVLMLDSANMVLPHPKQPAGFYGERSMYDTEDPVEKRPTSDVTVTVLEGR; encoded by the exons ATGCAGTTCGCTAGACGCCATCTCTTCTACATACTGTGCCAGATTTCTTTTGCGGTTTTGTATCCAACAACAACATTGGCAGCAAATGACAGGCTCAGTCAATACCAACTTTTCAATGATAGCTCCAGCTTAACGTCTGTAGGCAAGAAATTTAGGCTTGGTTTTCTTACTCCTCCAAACTCTAATTTACGGTACCTGGGGATATGGCCTAATGAAATCCCAGTACAGACTGTGGTTTGGGTTGCCAATAGAAACTCTCCTCTGAATGATGCATCTGGGATTTTGAAGATTGGAAATGATGGCAACTTGATACTTGAAAATTCCCAGGGAAAAAAGGCATGGTCTACAAATATCTTAAATATATCCACGACAGCTACCCAAGCGCAGCTTCTGGACTCGGGAAATCTAGTTCTTCGGTATGAAAGTGATACTAAATCTGATCAGACCTATCTTTGGCAGAGCTTTGATCATCCTTCAGATACACTTTTAGCTGGCATGAAACTGGGATGGGATATTAGAAATGGCTTAAACAGGAATTTAACATCTTGGAAGAGTGCAGAGGACCCATCTCCTGGGGAATTCTCTTTAGCTATTGATCGCGGCATCTTTCCCCAATTCTACTTGAAAAAGGGAACGAGAAAGATATTCCGAAGTGGATCATACGATCTTCATATTTTAAATGGAACTTCAGTGAGACCAAATGTTTTCTTCAAGCCCAAGTTCATATCTACTCCAGAAGAGGCTTACAGTGAGTTTGATCCAAATAATGAATTCTCAATTGTAGTTTTGAGTTATACAGGAACCATTGGATTCTTCATTTGGGACGACAAAAGCCTTGTGTGGTTTGACATACGCACTCATCCTGGTGAAACTTGCGAAAATTACGACAGCTGTGGTCCAAATGCTATATGCACATCATACACTACTCAGCCCTGCAGCTGTTTAACAGGTTACGTGCCTAAAGCTCCAGAAGATAGTAATATGCTTGTTTCATCACACGGTTGCATTAGGAAATACCCCTTGAACTGTCCACAGAATGAAGGATTTCTTAGGATGACTGGAATTAAAATACCTGACACGGTGCACTTCAATATCTACTCTAATATGAACCTCGATGATTGCCAAAAGGAGTGTTTAAAGAATTGTTCCTGCACAGCTTATTCCACTGGAGACTCCAGTGGAGGTGAGAATGGTAATTGCTTGCTCTGGTATGAGGATTTGTTCGATTTACAAAGGCATGATTCCTTCAATCGTCTGACTTTTCATGTCCGTGTTACAGCCGAGGATATTG AATCATCGTCACATCCTAAGAAAAAACACCTCATGATGGTAACAATTCCTGTGTCTGTAACATTTCCGATGCTTATTGGAACCTTATATCTTGTCTGGAGAAAAAAATTATACAGCAAAG AAGCAACCAACCAGTTTTCTGACTCAAACAAGATTGGTGAGGGTGGTTTTGGACCTGTTTACAAG GGCCAAATTGCAACAGGACAAAATATTGCAGTGAAGAGGCTCTCCCTAAATTCCAAGCAAGGGCTGACTGAGTTCAAAAATGAAGTTAGCTTGATTTCCAAACTTCAACATAGGAATCTAGTTAGACTTTTGGGATGCTGCATTCATGGTGAAGAGAGGATGCTTATTTACGAATACATGCCCAATAAAAGCTTGCACAACTATATTTATG ATTGTACCACAAGGAAAGAGCTTACATGGATGAGGCGATTTTACATTATTATTGGGATTGCCCGGGGGCTTCTCTACCTTCATAGAGATTCAAGATTGAGGATCATTCACAGGGACGTGAAAGCTAGCAACATTCTTTTAGACAGTGAGATGAATCCCAAGATTTCTGATTTTGGGATTGCAAGAGCTTTTGAAGAGGAGCAGCTTTTAGCCAAAACCACCAGGGTTATCGGGACTCA TGGTTATATGGCACCTGAGTACGTGACCAATGGGCTATATTCAATGAAATCAGATGTCTTCAGCTTTGGAGTATTGCTCTTGGAAATAATTAGTGGCAGAAGGAACAGAGATTTCTATCGTCCTGATCACAACCTTAATCTATTGGGACAT GCCTGGAATATCTGGAGTGAGGGGAAAGCTTGCCATCTAATCGATGAGCTGATGGAAGAGTCATTTAACATAGTAGAGGTAGAAAGATGCATCCAAGTAGGCCTCTTGTGCGTGCAGCGCTGCCCTGAAGACAGACCAACCATGTCCTCTGTGGTGTTGATGTTGGATAGTGCGAATATGGTGCTACCCCATCCCAAACAGCCTGCAGGTTTCTATGGTGAGAGGAGTATGTACGATACTGAAGATCCAGTCGAAAAACGCCCAACCAGTGACGTAACTGTCACTGTACTCGAGGGTAGATAA
- the LOC140036640 gene encoding G-type lectin S-receptor-like serine/threonine-protein kinase At4g27290 isoform X1: MQFARRHLFYILCQISFAVLYPTTTLAANDRLSQYQLFNDSSSLTSVGKKFRLGFLTPPNSNLRYLGIWPNEIPVQTVVWVANRNSPLNDASGILKIGNDGNLILENSQGKKAWSTNILNISTTATQAQLLDSGNLVLRYESDTKSDQTYLWQSFDHPSDTLLAGMKLGWDIRNGLNRNLTSWKSAEDPSPGEFSLAIDRGIFPQFYLKKGTRKIFRSGSYDLHILNGTSVRPNVFFKPKFISTPEEAYSEFDPNNEFSIVVLSYTGTIGFFIWDDKSLVWFDIRTHPGETCENYDSCGPNAICTSYTTQPCSCLTGYVPKAPEDSNMLVSSHGCIRKYPLNCPQNEGFLRMTGIKIPDTVHFNIYSNMNLDDCQKECLKNCSCTAYSTGDSSGGENGNCLLWYEDLFDLQRHDSFNRLTFHVRVTAEDIESSSHPKKKHLMMVTIPVSVTFPMLIGTLYLVWRKKLYSKVVGRKPEPRSSSMGELKSPTFDMISIAEATNQFSDSNKIGEGGFGPVYKGQIATGQNIAVKRLSLNSKQGLTEFKNEVSLISKLQHRNLVRLLGCCIHGEERMLIYEYMPNKSLHNYIYDCTTRKELTWMRRFYIIIGIARGLLYLHRDSRLRIIHRDVKASNILLDSEMNPKISDFGIARAFEEEQLLAKTTRVIGTHGYMAPEYVTNGLYSMKSDVFSFGVLLLEIISGRRNRDFYRPDHNLNLLGHAWNIWSEGKACHLIDELMEESFNIVEVERCIQVGLLCVQRCPEDRPTMSSVVLMLDSANMVLPHPKQPAGFYGERSMYDTEDPVEKRPTSDVTVTVLEGR; the protein is encoded by the exons ATGCAGTTCGCTAGACGCCATCTCTTCTACATACTGTGCCAGATTTCTTTTGCGGTTTTGTATCCAACAACAACATTGGCAGCAAATGACAGGCTCAGTCAATACCAACTTTTCAATGATAGCTCCAGCTTAACGTCTGTAGGCAAGAAATTTAGGCTTGGTTTTCTTACTCCTCCAAACTCTAATTTACGGTACCTGGGGATATGGCCTAATGAAATCCCAGTACAGACTGTGGTTTGGGTTGCCAATAGAAACTCTCCTCTGAATGATGCATCTGGGATTTTGAAGATTGGAAATGATGGCAACTTGATACTTGAAAATTCCCAGGGAAAAAAGGCATGGTCTACAAATATCTTAAATATATCCACGACAGCTACCCAAGCGCAGCTTCTGGACTCGGGAAATCTAGTTCTTCGGTATGAAAGTGATACTAAATCTGATCAGACCTATCTTTGGCAGAGCTTTGATCATCCTTCAGATACACTTTTAGCTGGCATGAAACTGGGATGGGATATTAGAAATGGCTTAAACAGGAATTTAACATCTTGGAAGAGTGCAGAGGACCCATCTCCTGGGGAATTCTCTTTAGCTATTGATCGCGGCATCTTTCCCCAATTCTACTTGAAAAAGGGAACGAGAAAGATATTCCGAAGTGGATCATACGATCTTCATATTTTAAATGGAACTTCAGTGAGACCAAATGTTTTCTTCAAGCCCAAGTTCATATCTACTCCAGAAGAGGCTTACAGTGAGTTTGATCCAAATAATGAATTCTCAATTGTAGTTTTGAGTTATACAGGAACCATTGGATTCTTCATTTGGGACGACAAAAGCCTTGTGTGGTTTGACATACGCACTCATCCTGGTGAAACTTGCGAAAATTACGACAGCTGTGGTCCAAATGCTATATGCACATCATACACTACTCAGCCCTGCAGCTGTTTAACAGGTTACGTGCCTAAAGCTCCAGAAGATAGTAATATGCTTGTTTCATCACACGGTTGCATTAGGAAATACCCCTTGAACTGTCCACAGAATGAAGGATTTCTTAGGATGACTGGAATTAAAATACCTGACACGGTGCACTTCAATATCTACTCTAATATGAACCTCGATGATTGCCAAAAGGAGTGTTTAAAGAATTGTTCCTGCACAGCTTATTCCACTGGAGACTCCAGTGGAGGTGAGAATGGTAATTGCTTGCTCTGGTATGAGGATTTGTTCGATTTACAAAGGCATGATTCCTTCAATCGTCTGACTTTTCATGTCCGTGTTACAGCCGAGGATATTG AATCATCGTCACATCCTAAGAAAAAACACCTCATGATGGTAACAATTCCTGTGTCTGTAACATTTCCGATGCTTATTGGAACCTTATATCTTGTCTGGAGAAAAAAATTATACAGCAAAG TTGTAGGAAGAAAACCTGAGCCCAGATCTAGTAGTATGGGAGAGCTCAAATCACCGACTTTTGATATGATTAGCATTGCAGAAGCAACCAACCAGTTTTCTGACTCAAACAAGATTGGTGAGGGTGGTTTTGGACCTGTTTACAAG GGCCAAATTGCAACAGGACAAAATATTGCAGTGAAGAGGCTCTCCCTAAATTCCAAGCAAGGGCTGACTGAGTTCAAAAATGAAGTTAGCTTGATTTCCAAACTTCAACATAGGAATCTAGTTAGACTTTTGGGATGCTGCATTCATGGTGAAGAGAGGATGCTTATTTACGAATACATGCCCAATAAAAGCTTGCACAACTATATTTATG ATTGTACCACAAGGAAAGAGCTTACATGGATGAGGCGATTTTACATTATTATTGGGATTGCCCGGGGGCTTCTCTACCTTCATAGAGATTCAAGATTGAGGATCATTCACAGGGACGTGAAAGCTAGCAACATTCTTTTAGACAGTGAGATGAATCCCAAGATTTCTGATTTTGGGATTGCAAGAGCTTTTGAAGAGGAGCAGCTTTTAGCCAAAACCACCAGGGTTATCGGGACTCA TGGTTATATGGCACCTGAGTACGTGACCAATGGGCTATATTCAATGAAATCAGATGTCTTCAGCTTTGGAGTATTGCTCTTGGAAATAATTAGTGGCAGAAGGAACAGAGATTTCTATCGTCCTGATCACAACCTTAATCTATTGGGACAT GCCTGGAATATCTGGAGTGAGGGGAAAGCTTGCCATCTAATCGATGAGCTGATGGAAGAGTCATTTAACATAGTAGAGGTAGAAAGATGCATCCAAGTAGGCCTCTTGTGCGTGCAGCGCTGCCCTGAAGACAGACCAACCATGTCCTCTGTGGTGTTGATGTTGGATAGTGCGAATATGGTGCTACCCCATCCCAAACAGCCTGCAGGTTTCTATGGTGAGAGGAGTATGTACGATACTGAAGATCCAGTCGAAAAACGCCCAACCAGTGACGTAACTGTCACTGTACTCGAGGGTAGATAA